One Williamwhitmania taraxaci DNA window includes the following coding sequences:
- a CDS encoding efflux RND transporter permease subunit — translation MLEKIIDYSVKNKLIVILFTLTIAAFGLYAVLNIPVGAVPDITNNQIQVITTSGNLSTQEIEQFITTPVEMEMANLPGVEEIRSISKFGISVVTVVFSENMGTYLPRQLIAEKIKIASANIPEAYGVPEMGPITTGLGEIYQYIVDVKPEFRDKYTPMDLRTIQDWIIKRQLSGIKGVVEINSWGGYLKQYEVSVNPARIKSLGISLMDIYTALENNNGISGGSYIEKTNQSYFIRGDGQAKTLADIENIVVTNNTGTPILIKDLAMVKFGFANRFGAITANGKGETVLGQIMMPKFK, via the coding sequence ATGTTAGAAAAAATTATTGATTATAGCGTAAAGAACAAACTGATAGTTATACTATTTACGCTTACTATAGCGGCTTTTGGTCTGTATGCAGTTTTAAATATTCCAGTGGGTGCAGTGCCCGATATTACAAATAATCAGATTCAGGTAATTACCACCTCTGGTAATTTGTCGACCCAGGAAATTGAGCAATTTATTACAACACCTGTTGAAATGGAGATGGCGAATTTGCCTGGTGTTGAGGAAATACGCTCTATCTCGAAATTCGGGATTTCCGTGGTTACGGTGGTTTTTTCAGAAAACATGGGGACTTATTTACCCCGACAATTAATTGCTGAAAAAATTAAAATAGCATCGGCTAATATCCCTGAGGCTTATGGCGTGCCCGAAATGGGACCGATAACCACCGGTTTAGGCGAAATATACCAGTACATTGTTGATGTAAAACCTGAATTTAGAGATAAGTATACTCCAATGGATTTGCGGACAATCCAAGACTGGATTATAAAACGACAATTATCGGGGATAAAAGGTGTAGTTGAAATAAACAGTTGGGGTGGATATTTAAAACAATATGAGGTATCGGTGAATCCGGCAAGGATTAAAAGCCTTGGAATTAGTTTAATGGATATTTATACTGCGCTCGAAAACAACAATGGTATTTCGGGTGGTTCCTATATTGAAAAAACAAATCAGAGTTATTTTATTAGGGGCGATGGACAGGCAAAGACTTTAGCCGATATTGAAAACATTGTAGTTACGAACAATACAGGTACGCCAATTCTTATAAAAGATTTGGCCATGGTGAAATTCGGTTTTGCAAACCGTTTTGGTGCCATTACTGCTAATGGAAAGGGAGAAACGGTTCTGGGTCAGATTATGATGCCTAAATTCAAGTAA
- a CDS encoding agmatinase family protein, producing MSKEFDPNDIGISNDNFFGLPYTPEESDLILYSVPWDVTTSYGGGASHGPQAMLNASLQVDLFDFDVPEAWSAKIGSLPIDDDMYNTSSKNRDVAEALITYMEEGGDRESRKFLQRLESINEACREMVATVKEETSEWLRREKIVGLVGGDHSTPLGLIQALAEVHPSFGILHIDAHADLRVAYEGFTYSHASIMHNAMQLPQIEKLVQVAVRDLCQDEFDVIQADSRIKMFSDYDLKSDCFNGKNWHQQCEAIVAELPQKVYISFDIDGLTPELCPNTGTPVVGGLTFNQAHYLLKSVVKSGKQIIGFDLNEVSPGEGEWDASVGARMLYKLGLFTLASVDAKFGKTIKA from the coding sequence ATGAGCAAAGAATTCGATCCCAACGACATTGGTATTTCCAATGATAACTTCTTCGGATTACCATACACACCCGAAGAGTCTGACTTAATCCTTTACTCTGTACCTTGGGATGTAACTACATCGTATGGTGGAGGTGCATCGCATGGCCCACAGGCAATGCTTAATGCTTCCCTTCAGGTGGATCTTTTCGACTTCGATGTTCCTGAGGCATGGAGTGCCAAAATAGGATCGCTCCCCATCGACGACGATATGTACAACACCAGCTCCAAAAATCGGGATGTGGCTGAGGCACTGATTACCTACATGGAGGAGGGCGGCGACAGGGAGAGTAGGAAATTCCTTCAACGCTTGGAGTCAATAAATGAAGCATGCCGCGAAATGGTGGCAACCGTTAAGGAAGAGACTAGCGAATGGCTACGACGTGAAAAAATTGTAGGCCTAGTTGGTGGCGATCATAGCACTCCGCTTGGCCTTATTCAAGCGCTTGCCGAGGTACACCCTTCGTTTGGAATTCTGCACATCGATGCTCATGCCGACTTGCGCGTGGCATACGAGGGATTCACCTACTCGCACGCCTCCATTATGCACAACGCCATGCAGCTTCCTCAGATTGAGAAGCTCGTACAAGTGGCTGTTCGCGACTTGTGTCAAGACGAGTTTGACGTGATACAAGCTGATAGCCGCATAAAGATGTTTAGCGATTACGACTTAAAGTCCGATTGCTTCAACGGAAAGAATTGGCACCAGCAGTGCGAGGCTATCGTGGCCGAACTACCCCAAAAAGTATACATCAGCTTCGATATCGATGGGCTTACCCCAGAACTTTGCCCCAACACAGGAACACCGGTAGTGGGAGGGTTGACTTTCAACCAAGCGCATTACCTCCTTAAATCGGTGGTGAAAAGCGGAAAGCAAATCATTGGCTTCGACCTTAATGAGGTTTCGCCCGGCGAGGGTGAGTGGGATGCCAGCGTGGGGGCACGCATGCTCTATAAGCTGGGTCTGTTTACTCTGGCCTCCGTCGATGCTAAATTTGGCAAAACAATTAAGGCATAA
- a CDS encoding VOC family protein yields MDAIAIYIVYVADQQRSRDFYRDVLMQEPVLDVPGMTEFQLGPGCKLGIMPENGVARLLGDRIPHPSLGSGIPRSEVYLYIKNPIDYFKRAIKAGGVSISMPKACDWGDTVAYCADPDGHIIAFAERTA; encoded by the coding sequence ATGGATGCGATTGCGATTTACATAGTATACGTGGCCGATCAGCAGCGCAGTAGAGATTTTTACCGTGATGTTTTAATGCAGGAACCTGTTTTGGACGTACCGGGAATGACGGAGTTTCAGCTAGGACCGGGATGCAAACTCGGAATTATGCCCGAGAATGGTGTGGCTCGCCTTTTGGGCGATAGGATTCCACACCCGTCACTGGGGAGTGGAATTCCTCGAAGCGAAGTTTACCTCTACATTAAGAATCCTATCGATTACTTTAAGCGTGCCATCAAGGCTGGTGGCGTTTCCATAAGCATGCCCAAGGCCTGCGATTGGGGCGATACGGTGGCCTACTGCGCCGATCCCGATGGGCATATTATCGCCTTTGCCGAGAGAACAGCATAG